Proteins co-encoded in one Sparus aurata chromosome 18, fSpaAur1.1, whole genome shotgun sequence genomic window:
- the LOC115568442 gene encoding uncharacterized protein LOC115568442 isoform X1, translated as MSVIFEKTCFTISHYFWCCLFFFLVCTQHLLHICPSWVRDFFLGVFPQPVFFFMQLYSEFHRITNLCLPSIFYASLDKYAPQLLQLYKKRKTGTFGQKMEAIMMAFEEQDKNDICAAQTAALAGLPHYLKEDSSEVFRTCKDDLEAAQEGAVALVAVVNEEKVLQVPFETQHVSIVLEDTVVMSHRSWTDSLLFALVYALHLKYPEKLSGFFEFIQVILLDLDDGRKQLRPKLQALKNELE; from the exons ATGTCCGTTATATTTGAAAAGACCTGTTTTACAATATCACATTACTTTtggtgttgtctttttttttttcttgtctgtaCACAACATCTATTGCACATCTGCCCGTCCTGGGTGAGGGATTTTTTCTTGGGAGTTTTTCCTcagccagtgttttttttcatgcagcTCTACAGTGAATTCCACAGGATCACAAATCTATGTCTGCCATCTATATTCTATGCTTCACTCGACAAGTACGCACCTCAGCTGCTACAGCTTTACAAAAAGAGGAAGACTGGCACTTTTGGACAGAAGATGGAAGCGATTATGATGGCATTTGAGGAACAG GACAAAAATGATATCTGTGCAGCTCAAACAGCAGCCCTGGCCGGCCTACCACACTACTTGAAGGAGGATTCATCAGAAGTCTTCAGAACATGCAag gATGACTTGGAAGCCGCCCAGGAGGGAGCAGTGGCTCTGGTGGCAGTGGTGAATGAGGAGAAGGTGCTTCAAGTTCCCTTCGAAACCCAGCATGTGTCCATTGTTCTTGAAGATACGGTTGTCATGTCACATAGATCATGGACCGATTCACTTTTGTTTGCATTGGTGTATGCACTGCATTTGAAGTACCCAGAAAAGCTCAGTGGCTTCTTCGAGTTCATTCAGGTTATCCTCCTTGACCTGGATGATGGCAGGAAGCAGCTTAGGCCTAAACTACAGGCCTTAAAAAATGAGCTGGAGTAA
- the LOC115568442 gene encoding uncharacterized protein LOC115568442 isoform X2, which produces MEAIMMAFEEQDKNDICAAQTAALAGLPHYLKEDSSEVFRTCKDDLEAAQEGAVALVAVVNEEKVLQVPFETQHVSIVLEDTVVMSHRSWTDSLLFALVYALHLKYPEKLSGFFEFIQVILLDLDDGRKQLRPKLQALKNELE; this is translated from the exons ATGGAAGCGATTATGATGGCATTTGAGGAACAG GACAAAAATGATATCTGTGCAGCTCAAACAGCAGCCCTGGCCGGCCTACCACACTACTTGAAGGAGGATTCATCAGAAGTCTTCAGAACATGCAag gATGACTTGGAAGCCGCCCAGGAGGGAGCAGTGGCTCTGGTGGCAGTGGTGAATGAGGAGAAGGTGCTTCAAGTTCCCTTCGAAACCCAGCATGTGTCCATTGTTCTTGAAGATACGGTTGTCATGTCACATAGATCATGGACCGATTCACTTTTGTTTGCATTGGTGTATGCACTGCATTTGAAGTACCCAGAAAAGCTCAGTGGCTTCTTCGAGTTCATTCAGGTTATCCTCCTTGACCTGGATGATGGCAGGAAGCAGCTTAGGCCTAAACTACAGGCCTTAAAAAATGAGCTGGAGTAA